One genomic region from Motacilla alba alba isolate MOTALB_02 chromosome 5, Motacilla_alba_V1.0_pri, whole genome shotgun sequence encodes:
- the ZDHHC13 gene encoding palmitoyltransferase ZDHHC13 yields the protein MAGSGPVCKSHCHGPHRPHMHRSHSVHEDKGLPGPYPIAEDPSTCDIVKATQYGMLERCKELVEAGYDVRQPDKENVTLLHWAAINNRQELVKYYISKGAVVDQLGGDLNSTPLHWATRQGHLPMVMLLLKCGADPSLIDGEGFSSIHLAVLFQHMSIIAYLIAKGQNIDTTDFNGQTPLMLTAQKAIGPEPMKFLLKFNPSLNAVDNVQKNTALHWAVASGNTSAVDLLLEAGASLDIKNVKGERPLDIAYQNQNHFMVYMIQEEEKMRNRRNNRLLKIVEKYQLFLMLVSSLTFMSAIGYVMDLNSDSWLLKGGLLLSLLFVMSLFVRQLVGLKNLRYLPTAFLLSSIFLMSITWFFWFLPDTTNIILKITVVFSMMGLLYYFYKTWSTDPGYIKTSEEERKENIIALAEAGCLDFRTFCTLCLVRKPLRSVHCLACQACVARYDQHSLWTGQCIGIGNHYYYLLFLFFLTMTGVWLLYGTLQYWSNHCAASFHQDGAWIYFTQTVSCSPWVSYISSAACFHTLWASGWLTVQLYQVVFLGLTSHERMNLLVQRKSSKHPVSLRRTPYNLGCFQNLSDFFQCSCFGMFKPNLIDWTKQYKLFHLAKEKNVHSV from the exons aTGGCGGGGAGCGGCCCGGTG TGTAAAAGCCATTGCCATGGGCCTCATCGACCTCATATGCACAGAAGCCACAGTGTCCATGAAGATAAAGGTCTCCCAGGCCCATATCCCATTGCTGAAGACCCCAGCACCTGTGATATTGTCAAGGCTACGCA GTATGGAATGCTAGAGCGATGCAAAGAACTGGTAGAAGCAGGATATGATGTTCGACAACcagacaaagaaaatgtgaCTCTTCTTCACTGGGCAGCAATAAACAACAGACAGGAGTTGGTAAA ATATTACATTTCCAAAGGTGCGGTAGTGGATCAGCTTGGTGGAGATTTGAATTCTACACCCCTGCACTGGGCCACCAG ACAAGGACACCTTCCGATGGTCATGTTATTGTTGAAATGTGGAGCGGATCCCAGTCTTATTGATGGGGAAGGATTCAGTAGCATTCATTTAGCAGTGCTGTTCCAACACATGTCCATCATAGCCTACCTCATAGCAAAAGGCCAG AATATAGACACAACAGACTTCAATGGACAAACACCTTTAATGTTAACAGCACAAAAAGCCATTGG ACCAGAACCCATGAAGTTTCTCTTAAAGTTTAACCCTTCTCTCAATGCTGTAGACAATGTTCAAAAGAATACTGCACTGCACTGGGCAGTAGCCTCAGGAAATACTAGTGCAGTGGATCTGTTGCTGGAAGCTGGTGCCAGCCTGGATATAAAAAATGTTAAG GGAGAGAGACCGCTTGACATTGCTTATCAAAATCAGAATCACTTCATGGTTTACATGAtacaagaggaagaaaaaatgagaaacaggagaaataaCAGGTTACTGAAAATAGTAGAGAAATATCAG CTCTTCCTGATGTTAGTGTCTTCCTTGACATTCATGTCGGCCATTGGATACGTCATGGACTTAAATTCTGATTCTTGGCTTTTAAAAGGAGGTTTGCTTCTCAGCCTGTTATTTGTGATGTCTCTGTTTGTGAg GCAACTCGTGGGGCTCAAGAATCTAAGATATCTTCCCACAGCATTTCTGCTAAGTTCGATTTTTTTGATGTCCATAACCTGGTTTTTCTGGTTCCTGCCTG ATACCACAAATATAATTCTTAAAATCACTGTTGTGTTCAGCATGATGGGTCTTCTCTATTATTTCTATAAAACCTGGAGTACTGATCCTGGATATATAAAGActtcagaagaagaaagaaaagag AACATTATAGCTCTTGCAGAAGCTGGTTGCTTGGACTTCAGGACATTTTGCACTTTATGTCTT GTAAGGAAGCCTTTGAGATCTGTGCATTGCCTTGCTTGCCAAGCATGTGTAGCCAGATATGATCAGCATTCTCTGTGGACTGGACAGTGCATAG GCATTGGGAACCATTATTACTACCTGttgttcctgtttttcctgaCAATGACTGGTGTCTGGCTGCTTTATGGAACTCTTCAGT ATTGGTCCAACCACTGTGCAGCAAGTTTCCATCAAGATGGAGCATGGATTTACTTCACCCAGACAgtgtcctgctctccctgggtTTCCTACATCTCCTCAGCAGCTTGTTTCCACACCCTGTGGGCCTCTGGGTGGCTCACTGTTCAGCTTTATCAG GTTGTGTTCCTGGGGTTGACCTCACATGAAAGAATGAATCTcctggtacagagaaaatcCTCTAAGCATCCTGTTTCACTCAGGAGGACTCCATACAA ccTTGGATGCTTCCAGAATCTTTCAGACTTTTTTCAGTGCAGTTGCTTTGGTATGTTCAAACCCAACTTAATTGACTGGACCAAGCAATACAAACTTTTTCATCtggcaaaggagaaaaatgttcaTTCTGTGTAA